The genomic stretch ACCGTTCAGTTTGACCTGGCTGTCGTTGCGGCCCTGGCAGTAAATCAGCCCCGCTTCATAGCCCAGATCGCCGGTCCGGTAGCCGCGAAACGCTTCATCTTCACGACGGAGTAATTTCGCCGCGTTCTCCTGCGGCAGGCCGAGATAGCCGCGCATGACGTTTTTACCCCAGATAATCAGCTCGCCGTCGGCGGAAATTTCCATTTTGCTCTCAGGCATCATGACTCCGACCGGCAGCACGGCGCTGTCGCTGTTCAGGATCTCATCCGTGATTTCAACCACGGTCGTCGCAATCGTCGCTTCCGTAGGGCCATAGGAGTTAATGATTTTGGCCTGCGGGAAGCGGCGGCGGAGCTGTTTAACCAGCGCCTTATTTAACACTTCACCAATGAAGATAAAGACGCTCAGCGCTGGCAAATACTCGCTGTTGAACTGCGGGGAAAGCAGCTGCTGGTATGCAAAAGAGGGGGTCGAAACCCAGGCGGAGACCGCGCTGCTTTTCAGTCGTTCCAGCCAGTTCTCTTTCTGAATGTCCTCTTTGGCGTTCAGCACGATGTGCCCGCCCATCGCCAGATTGGCCAGCAAAGGGATCAGGGAGAGGTCAAAGCTGAATACCGCGTGGTTCATCAGGACCGGTTTTTCCGGCAGTGAAAAGTCCTGGCTGACCCATTTCATGAAGTGCCAGACGCTTTCACGCCCAATCTGCACGCCTTTAGGTTTACCGGTACTGCCTGAAGTAAACATGATGTAGGCCAGATCCTGCTCCTCCAGCACCTTGCCCGCTTCGCCGGTGGCGATAAACTGCCGGGTCGCGACGTCGTAATAGTAAGGGGCGCTGGCCAGATGGCAGATCTCCCGCAGGCGCTCCTGCGGATAGATGCAGTCCACCGGGATGTACGGAATGTTGTGCAGCAGGCAGCTATAAATCGCCACCGCGAATTCGGCCTGCTGGTGTCCGTACAATACGACCGGCGTACCGGCAACAGGCTGGCAGCGCTGATAGCGCTGCGCCCAGTCCGTCACGGCAGCGGAAAGCTGCAGCCAGCTTAAGGCTTCGTCGCTGCCGCTGATGGCCAGCTGCTGCGGGGAGGCGGGATCGCATAATGCCGCACGTAAGAAATCCTGCAGTTCCTGAAGATCGGAGTGATTTTTCATAGAGGTGACATTCCACTAAAGATGTAAAGGGATCCCGCGGCGCTTCCCAGCGTCAGAATTCGCCCTAAAAACGCAACGGCCGGATACTGCAAGCCGCGGTGCAATGCCGGGCTGCGTTTGGCTGACCACAGCAGCATGTTGTGAGCGACGGAAATCGCGCCAAACAGCGCGCCGCTGATGACGTAATGGCGTTCCAGACCATTCCATGCCCCCATGCAGAATAAGGTGCAAAAAATACCGATATTTTGCGCCAGCGTTTTGTTCTGACGGAAAAAGTTGAACTTCATCAGGTTCATATAAACGGGCATAAAGACC from Enterobacter dykesii encodes the following:
- a CDS encoding AMP-binding protein: MKNHSDLQELQDFLRAALCDPASPQQLAISGSDEALSWLQLSAAVTDWAQRYQRCQPVAGTPVVLYGHQQAEFAVAIYSCLLHNIPYIPVDCIYPQERLREICHLASAPYYYDVATRQFIATGEAGKVLEEQDLAYIMFTSGSTGKPKGVQIGRESVWHFMKWVSQDFSLPEKPVLMNHAVFSFDLSLIPLLANLAMGGHIVLNAKEDIQKENWLERLKSSAVSAWVSTPSFAYQQLLSPQFNSEYLPALSVFIFIGEVLNKALVKQLRRRFPQAKIINSYGPTEATIATTVVEITDEILNSDSAVLPVGVMMPESKMEISADGELIIWGKNVMRGYLGLPQENAAKLLRREDEAFRGYRTGDLGYEAGLIYCQGRNDSQVKLNGYRIEINEIENRLLAMSGINEAVVLPLMKSCGSVLRIAAFCVTDMAPDTIKISLSKVVPHYMVPSQIIVKDALPLNPNGKIDRKLLDAYARTN